A region of Chloracidobacterium sp. DNA encodes the following proteins:
- a CDS encoding long-chain fatty acid--CoA ligase: protein MIEAREQNDVTSAATRTSVEHHAEPKTLPELFLRSASEFDLPNALNYKKSGEWQAISSAEIIERAENIALGLYSLGLRKGDRVAILAPNSPDWTLVDAGCQFAGVIDVPIYTTLAPDSVQFILNDSEARIIFLQDEESCSRLMPAIQSCKSIEKIVLFTENETDDECVIFLEKLESAGQHLRVETATLVKELRDDVEPTDIATLIYTSGTTGEPKGVMLTHANLISNVLDASEKYAFDGRDISLSVLPLSHVFERTGMYVYIRYGMCVHFAESIEKVPDNLKEVRPTIFIGVPRIFEKVFERARLKAAQAGRVHEMIFDWAIEVAKEYATLKERGEPIPMTLMAQHAVADKVVYQKLRDFFGGRVRFCITGGAALPDEIFLIFTGAGILIMQGYGLTETSPVISSNNPTAVRVGTVGKPIRNVKVRIAADGEIEVTGPGVMLGYYHRDEATKEAFTDDGWFRTGDIGNIDGDGYLCITDRKKELFKTSGGKYIAPSHIEQMLRSSRFVNQAVLVGNERKFPAALIVPNFEMLESYAKLKELDIKTPREFCQHPRILDLFTRQIESYTPGLSQFERVKKFALLEHELTVENGELTPTLKIKRRVIDTKYQSIIDELYKSAMADQ, encoded by the coding sequence ATGATCGAAGCTCGGGAGCAAAATGACGTGACCAGCGCCGCTACGCGGACGTCTGTTGAGCATCATGCAGAGCCCAAAACTTTGCCCGAACTTTTTCTTCGCTCTGCTTCCGAGTTTGATCTTCCAAACGCCCTCAATTACAAAAAAAGCGGCGAATGGCAAGCAATTTCGTCTGCTGAAATAATCGAGCGAGCTGAAAATATTGCCCTCGGGTTGTATTCACTTGGTTTGCGAAAAGGAGATCGCGTTGCGATTCTTGCCCCAAATTCGCCTGACTGGACGCTTGTCGATGCGGGCTGCCAGTTTGCGGGCGTTATTGATGTTCCGATCTACACAACACTTGCACCAGACTCGGTCCAATTCATCCTTAATGATTCCGAAGCACGGATAATATTCCTACAGGACGAGGAAAGCTGTTCGCGGTTGATGCCGGCGATCCAAAGCTGCAAATCGATCGAGAAAATAGTCCTTTTCACCGAAAATGAAACTGACGATGAGTGTGTTATTTTTTTGGAAAAACTCGAATCAGCTGGCCAACATTTGAGAGTGGAAACCGCAACTCTAGTGAAAGAACTGCGTGATGATGTCGAACCGACAGACATCGCAACGCTTATATATACAAGCGGCACGACCGGCGAGCCAAAAGGCGTGATGCTTACGCACGCGAATCTGATCTCAAATGTTTTAGATGCGAGCGAGAAATATGCCTTTGACGGGCGTGACATTTCGCTTTCGGTTTTACCGTTGTCGCATGTTTTCGAGCGTACCGGAATGTACGTTTACATACGATACGGGATGTGTGTGCATTTTGCAGAATCGATAGAAAAAGTTCCCGACAACCTAAAAGAGGTTCGGCCGACGATCTTTATCGGAGTGCCGCGCATTTTTGAAAAGGTTTTTGAACGCGCCCGTCTAAAAGCTGCTCAGGCAGGCCGTGTCCACGAGATGATCTTCGATTGGGCGATAGAGGTCGCGAAGGAATATGCGACGTTAAAAGAACGTGGCGAACCTATCCCAATGACACTCATGGCCCAGCATGCAGTCGCCGATAAAGTTGTTTACCAAAAACTGCGCGATTTTTTTGGCGGACGTGTGCGGTTTTGCATTACCGGCGGCGCGGCCTTGCCGGATGAGATATTTTTAATATTCACAGGTGCTGGTATTTTGATAATGCAGGGATATGGACTGACCGAGACTTCACCTGTAATTTCATCGAATAATCCAACAGCGGTGCGTGTCGGAACGGTCGGAAAACCGATCCGCAATGTCAAAGTGCGAATTGCCGCCGACGGAGAGATCGAGGTTACGGGACCTGGCGTTATGCTCGGCTATTACCACAGAGACGAAGCTACGAAAGAGGCTTTTACGGACGATGGCTGGTTTCGCACGGGCGACATTGGAAATATCGACGGAGACGGTTATCTGTGTATCACCGATCGTAAAAAAGAGTTGTTCAAAACCTCAGGCGGCAAATATATTGCGCCGTCACACATAGAGCAGATGCTTCGATCGTCGCGGTTTGTGAATCAAGCGGTGCTGGTTGGCAACGAACGAAAATTCCCTGCTGCTCTCATCGTGCCGAATTTTGAAATGCTCGAGAGTTACGCAAAACTAAAGGAACTCGACATAAAGACTCCAAGAGAATTTTGCCAACATCCGCGAATTCTCGATCTTTTTACCCGCCAGATCGAATCTTACACGCCTGGATTGTCGCAGTTTGAAAGGGTAAAAAAATTCGCCCTCCTCGAACACGAATTAACAGTCGAGAACGGCGAATTAACACCAACACTAAAAATAAAACGAAGAGTTATAGATACAAAATATCAATCGATAATTGATGAACTTTACAAGTCTGCAATGGCCGATCAATAA
- a CDS encoding TlpA family protein disulfide reductase, with protein sequence MKYLLVCALTLLLAASLSAQIQKPNFAAITMDGSRIDTASLKGKVIVLNLWFINCPNCRDEIKQLNQIVDQYKDNKDVVFVALAASKKADLEKFLVKNPFKYQVVPSAEMIIFSKFGTANKNGEIDMPFPMHYVLDRSGNVVMKMQGTKGVDAVRAELARQFGSRTTELK encoded by the coding sequence GCTCTGACCTTGCTGCTTGCCGCATCACTTTCTGCTCAAATACAGAAACCGAACTTTGCCGCGATCACGATGGACGGGAGCAGGATCGATACAGCTAGTCTTAAGGGTAAGGTGATCGTTCTCAATTTGTGGTTTATCAATTGCCCCAATTGCCGAGACGAGATCAAGCAGCTAAATCAGATAGTGGATCAATATAAAGACAACAAAGATGTGGTGTTTGTAGCTCTCGCAGCCAGCAAAAAAGCGGACTTGGAAAAGTTTCTCGTAAAAAATCCATTCAAATACCAAGTTGTACCGAGTGCTGAAATGATAATATTCAGCAAATTCGGCACCGCTAATAAAAACGGCGAGATCGACATGCCGTTCCCGATGCATTATGTGCTGGACCGCTCGGGCAATGTCGTGATGAAGATGCAAGGCACAAAAGGTGTGGATGCAGTAAGGGCTGAGCTTGCGAGACAGTTTGGATCTAGAACCACTGAGCTCAAATAA
- a CDS encoding TetR/AcrR family transcriptional regulator gives MPKEATKNVAAKSVPDKREAILRAAIKVFAHNGYFNSKVSDIAGQAGIADGTVYLYFKSKDEILHSIFDRAMAEFIAEGKKELAVIDEPKAKLTRIAELHLEKLGADRDLAVVFQVELRGSTKFMQEFSAAGFAEYLDIIRQTIESGQRSGDFRSDIKPIVAAKIFYGGLDEMVTNWILSKKSYPLVSMADEVLKLFFGGVLVK, from the coding sequence ATGCCTAAAGAAGCCACAAAAAATGTCGCAGCCAAGAGTGTTCCCGATAAACGCGAAGCGATTCTTCGTGCCGCGATCAAGGTGTTTGCCCACAACGGTTATTTCAATTCCAAGGTTTCTGATATTGCCGGCCAGGCTGGTATAGCGGACGGCACTGTATATCTATATTTCAAGAGCAAGGACGAGATCCTGCATTCGATCTTTGACCGGGCGATGGCGGAGTTTATTGCTGAAGGGAAAAAGGAATTGGCTGTGATCGATGAGCCAAAGGCAAAGCTGACGCGAATTGCAGAGCTTCATTTGGAAAAGCTCGGAGCTGACCGCGACCTTGCAGTTGTCTTTCAGGTTGAGCTTCGCGGATCGACGAAATTTATGCAAGAGTTTTCGGCCGCTGGTTTTGCCGAATATCTGGACATTATCCGCCAGACAATTGAAAGCGGCCAGCGGTCAGGCGATTTCCGCAGCGACATCAAGCCTATCGTGGCGGCCAAAATATTTTACGGTGGTCTCGATGAGATGGTTACGAATTGGATCCTTTCAAAAAAATCATATCCGCTTGTGTCGATGGCCGATGAGGTCTTGAAACTCTTCTTCGGAGGTGTGCTGGTAAAATGA